Genomic window (Pseudomonas xantholysinigenes):
GTGGTGTCGCCAGCACGCTCAAGGGCGCGCCGAAGCGCTGTTCAAGGTCGGCCACCAGGGCGGTGCCGAAGGTCAGCACATGCCCCTGGATATCGGCGCTGAAACGAAATCCATGCACGGTCAATGGCGGCACCACCTGGATGGCCGCCTCGTCGATCAGGCTGTGCTGGCCTTCGATCTCGACCCGCGCCTCGCCGCGCTGCACATACAGCAACTGGAACAGCTCGGCGTGCCGGTGCGGCTTGATTTCCCAGTGATGCAGACGGCTGCGTGCCGGGATCGACTCGCAGTGCAGCAGGTCGGTACCGGGCCAGGCGTGGTTTTCTCCATAGAGCTGGAACAACGGGATGCCGGGGAGGGGGCTGGGCATGTGGATGGCCTGTCCGTTAATCGAACGCATTTTGTAAAAGTGCAGGTTTTACAGCGGATAACGCACTTTTTACCCGCCAGCACCACGTAAAAATACAGGTGCAAACCCTAACAGCAGATGCCTGGCCAGGGCCAGTCGCGGCCGGCATCGTCACCACGAGACAACAATAATGAACACTCAGGTTGCAATCATCGGCGCCGGCCCTTCCGGCCTGCTGCTCGGCCAACTGCTGCACCTGGCGGGCATCGACACCGTGATCGTCGAGCGCCAGACCCCCGAATACGTGCTGGGACGGATCCGCGCCGGGGTGCTCGAACAGGGCACTGTCGATTTATTGCGCGAAGCCGGCGTGGCGGCGCGCATGGACCGCGAAGGGCTGGTGCACGAAGGCGTCGAACTGCTGGTGAAGGGGCGCCGCCAGCGCCTGGACCTCAAGGCGCTGACCGGCGGCAAGACGGTCATGGTGTATGGCCAGACCGAAGTCACCCGCGATCTGATGCAGGCCCGCGCGCAGAGCGGGGCGCCAATCATCTATGGCGCGGCCAACGTCCAGCCCCATGACATCGACGGCGAGCGGCCCTACCTGACCTTCGAGCAGGACGGACGCCAGCAGCGGCTGGACTGCGACTACATCGCCGGCTGCGATGGCTTTCATGGCGTGGCCCGGCAGAGCATTCCACCTGGGGTGCTGAAGACCTTCGAGCGGGTCTACCCATTCGGCTGGCTGGGGCTGCTGGCCGACACCCCGCCGGTCAACCATGAGCTGATCTATGCCCATCACGCCCGCGGTTTCGTGCTGTGCAGCCAGCGCTCGCAGACTCGCAGCCGCTATTACTTGCAGGTGCCGCTGCAGGAGCGGGTGGAGGATTGGTCGGACAATCGCTTCTGGGACGAACTCAAGGCGCGCCTGCCGCAGGAGGTGGCGGCGCGGCTGGTGACCGGGCCGGCGCTGGAGAAAAGCATCGCGCCACTGCGCAGCCAGGTGGTCGAGCCGATGCAGCATGGGCGGCTGTTCCTGGTCGGCGATGCCGCCCACATCGTGCCACCCACCGGGGCCAAGGGGCTGAACCTGGCAGCCTCGGACGTCAACTACCTGTACCGGATCCTGGTCAAGGTCTATCGCCAAGGGCGCACCGACCTGCTGGCCCAGTATTCCCCCATGGCCCTGCGCCGGGTGTGGAAGGGCGAACGCTTCAGCTGGTTCATGACTCGGCTGCTGCATGACTTTGGCGAACACCAGGATGCTTGGGACAGCAAGATGCAGGAGGCTGATCGCGACTATTACCTGGGCTCGGCGGCAGGGCTGGCGAACATTGCCGAGAACTATGTGGGGTTGCCGTTCGAGGTGGTGGAGTAGGCCATGCAGCGCACCGCCGCGAACACCGGCAAAGCCGGTGCCATGCGCCAGGTGATCTACTCCAGCAACGCCACCATGGCCTGATAGCCGCGCTGGCGCGCATGTTCCAGTGCGGTCACGCCGTCCTTGTCGGCGATCGTCGGGTCCGCCCCGGCGGCCAGCAGGCGGCGCACGATCTCCACATGGCGTGGGCCGCCATCGCCCAGGATCACCGCCTCCAGCAAGGCAGTCCAGTGCAGGCGATTGAGGTGATTCACTTCCACTCCGGCATCGATCAGCAACTGCACGGTCTCGACATGCCCACGCTCGGCGGCCGGGATCAGTGCCGTGCCGCCGTAGCGGTTGGTGCTGTTCAGATCGGCGCCGTGGGCCAGGGTCAATTGCAGGATCTCGTTCAAACCACGGGCACCGGCATACAGATAGGGGCTGTCCTGGATGGCATCCTTGGCATTGACGTCGGCACCGGCTTCGATCAATGCCTTGGCGGCTTGGACCTGGTTGCCGTGGGTGGCCACCAGCAAGGCAGTCTGGCCCTGGTCGTCGCGGGCCTCCAGCGCGGCGCCCTGGGCCAGGGCCTGGTGGATGGCGGCAGTATCGCCACGGCGGGCGGCATCGAACAGCTGGGCATTCATGGCAGGGGGCTCGGCATGGGCGGCAAGGCCGGTGAACAGGGCCAGCAGCAGGGTGGCGATGGGCAGGCGCATGGTGTCGGGTCCTGAGGGGCAAGGCCCCATCCTAGGCAAGTGGCGGCGGCGACAGAAGTAAAGAATCCGCATGGCAGGCAGTGGCCAGGCGAATGGGCCGTGGCGAGTTGCCGGGCCGGGGCGCGCGTGATAGAAGTCAGGCTTGTCATTCATTCGTTGAATAACCCGATGTCTTCCAGCGTGAAATCGAATAGAGCCCTGTTCGACCTTGACCTGTTGCGCGCCATCGTCGTGGTGGCCGATTGCGGCAGTTTCACCACCGCGGCCGCGCGCCTGCATTCCACCCAGTCCACCATCAGCCAGAAGGTCCGCCGCCTCGAGGATATGGTCGGCCATCGCCTGCTGGTGCGCGGCAACCGCGATGTGCTGCCCACCGATGCCGGGCAGACCTTGCTCGGCTATGCCCGGCACATGCTGGCGCTCAACGACCAGATGCTCGAAGCGCTGGCCGGAGCCATGGTCGGCATGACCGTGCGTCTGGGCGTGCCGGAGGATTTCGTCGGCGGGCGCACCACCAATGCCTTGTCCGCGTTCAGCCGGCGTCATCCACAGGTCAAGCTCGAAGTCACCAGCGGCCTGTGCCGTGACCTCAGCCAGGCCTACGACAACGGTGAGCTCGACCTGGTGCTGCTCAAGCAGCGACGCAACAGCCGCGAAGGGGTGGCCTGCTGGCCGGAGCGGCTGCAGTGGATCGACAGCGCGCGGATGCCGGCCTTTGAGCTCGACCCGGTGCCGCTGGTGACCTTCCCCCCGCGCGGGCTTTACCGCGACGATATGATCAGCGCGATCGAGGGCATGGGCCGGCGCTGGCGCATCAGCTTCACCAGCTCGAGCCTCAGCGGCATCCAGGCGGCGGTGGCCGACGGCATGGGCATCAGCCTGCTGCCGCCACGGGCGGCGAGCGCCGAGCACCGCGTGCTCGGCGCCGGGCAAGGGCTGCCGGAAGTGGACAGCTACGAGATCGTCATCGTGCACCGGCCCACGGCGGATGTGATGGTCAAGGCGCTGGCCGAGGTGTTGACCGAGTTGCTGGCGGTGCAGGCGATCTGAATTTCTATGTGGCGTCATTGCTTGCAGCAATGCGGCTTGCTGGCCATCCCTTCATAGCGGTCGTGGTGGCGTACCCAGTCCATGGTCCCGGCCTCGTTGCGCCCCAGCGGCGCCAGGTCGAGGAAGTTGTAGGCATTGACCAGGATGTCCAGGCCGCGGGCATAGGTGGAGTAGGTGTGGTACACGCGGCCATCGGCCTCCTTGTAGAAGGCGCTCAGCCCCGGTAGCTCGGCCTCGTTGCCCGTATACACCTCATAGTTGTACTCGGCGCTGCCGTCGGTGGCGACGCTGACGCCGAAGTCCTGGTTGAAGCGGCTGCCATGGGAAGAGAACCACGGGAAATGCCAGCCCATGCGTTGACGAAACGCCTGGAACTCGGCATAGGGCGCCCGTGACACCGCAGCCAAGGTCACATCGTGGTGCGCCAGGTGCAGGTTGGCGCCGTCGAAGTGATCGGCGAGGAAGGAGCAGCCGGGGCAGCCTTCGTCCCAGCCCTCGGCGAACATGAAGTGATAGACCAGCAACTGACTGCGCCCGGCGAACAGCTCGGCCAGGCCCAGTTCGCCATGCGGGCCGTGGAAGCGGTAGTCCTCCTCGACCTGTACCCAGGGCAGGGCGCGGCGGGCGGCGGCCAGTTCGTCGCGTTGATGGGTGAAGGCTT
Coding sequences:
- the pobA gene encoding 4-hydroxybenzoate 3-monooxygenase, with translation MNTQVAIIGAGPSGLLLGQLLHLAGIDTVIVERQTPEYVLGRIRAGVLEQGTVDLLREAGVAARMDREGLVHEGVELLVKGRRQRLDLKALTGGKTVMVYGQTEVTRDLMQARAQSGAPIIYGAANVQPHDIDGERPYLTFEQDGRQQRLDCDYIAGCDGFHGVARQSIPPGVLKTFERVYPFGWLGLLADTPPVNHELIYAHHARGFVLCSQRSQTRSRYYLQVPLQERVEDWSDNRFWDELKARLPQEVAARLVTGPALEKSIAPLRSQVVEPMQHGRLFLVGDAAHIVPPTGAKGLNLAASDVNYLYRILVKVYRQGRTDLLAQYSPMALRRVWKGERFSWFMTRLLHDFGEHQDAWDSKMQEADRDYYLGSAAGLANIAENYVGLPFEVVE
- a CDS encoding ankyrin repeat domain-containing protein → MRLPIATLLLALFTGLAAHAEPPAMNAQLFDAARRGDTAAIHQALAQGAALEARDDQGQTALLVATHGNQVQAAKALIEAGADVNAKDAIQDSPYLYAGARGLNEILQLTLAHGADLNSTNRYGGTALIPAAERGHVETVQLLIDAGVEVNHLNRLHWTALLEAVILGDGGPRHVEIVRRLLAAGADPTIADKDGVTALEHARQRGYQAMVALLE
- a CDS encoding LysR substrate-binding domain-containing protein: MSSSVKSNRALFDLDLLRAIVVVADCGSFTTAAARLHSTQSTISQKVRRLEDMVGHRLLVRGNRDVLPTDAGQTLLGYARHMLALNDQMLEALAGAMVGMTVRLGVPEDFVGGRTTNALSAFSRRHPQVKLEVTSGLCRDLSQAYDNGELDLVLLKQRRNSREGVACWPERLQWIDSARMPAFELDPVPLVTFPPRGLYRDDMISAIEGMGRRWRISFTSSSLSGIQAAVADGMGISLLPPRAASAEHRVLGAGQGLPEVDSYEIVIVHRPTADVMVKALAEVLTELLAVQAI
- a CDS encoding DUF899 domain-containing protein — protein: MSPSDPKHAVVSRGQWLAARRQLWLHEKAFTHQRDELAAARRALPWVQVEEDYRFHGPHGELGLAELFAGRSQLLVYHFMFAEGWDEGCPGCSFLADHFDGANLHLAHHDVTLAAVSRAPYAEFQAFRQRMGWHFPWFSSHGSRFNQDFGVSVATDGSAEYNYEVYTGNEAELPGLSAFYKEADGRVYHTYSTYARGLDILVNAYNFLDLAPLGRNEAGTMDWVRHHDRYEGMASKPHCCKQ